A DNA window from Bradyrhizobium sp. CCBAU 53421 contains the following coding sequences:
- the rlmN gene encoding 23S rRNA (adenine(2503)-C(2))-methyltransferase RlmN, protein MTDTVTTHAVSGASALVEKVPLETYVPPAKPSLIGLSRAEISDRLGEIGVQPAQRKMRTQQLWNWMYFRGAKSFAEMTNVSKDMRAELEKHFTVDRPEVVAEQISNDGTRKWLLRLPSGDKVERAHEVECVYIPETDRGTLCVSSQVGCTLNCSFCHTGTQRLVRNLTAGEIVGQVMVARDRLNDWADREDGTRRVTNIVMMGMGEPLYNFDAVRDALLIVGDNEGIGISRRRITLSTSGVVPNIKRTGDEIGVMLAISLHAVRDELRNELVPLNRKYPIKELLQACRDYPGASNARRITFEYVMLKGVNDSLDDAKLLVKLLKGIPAKINLIPFNPWPGTAYECSDWEQIEKFSEYIFNAGYSSPVRTPRGRDILAACGQLKSETEKLSARERQALRAMAMTD, encoded by the coding sequence ATGACCGACACCGTGACCACCCATGCCGTGTCCGGCGCCAGCGCGCTGGTCGAAAAGGTTCCGCTCGAGACCTATGTGCCGCCGGCCAAGCCGTCGCTGATCGGGCTGTCGCGCGCCGAGATATCAGATCGCCTCGGCGAGATCGGGGTGCAGCCCGCGCAGCGCAAGATGCGCACCCAGCAGCTCTGGAACTGGATGTATTTTCGCGGCGCCAAGAGCTTTGCCGAGATGACCAACGTCTCGAAGGACATGCGCGCCGAACTCGAGAAGCATTTTACCGTCGACCGCCCCGAGGTGGTCGCCGAGCAGATCTCCAATGACGGCACGCGCAAATGGCTGCTGCGGTTGCCGAGCGGCGACAAGGTCGAGCGGGCGCACGAGGTTGAGTGCGTCTACATCCCCGAGACCGATCGCGGCACGCTGTGCGTTTCCTCGCAGGTCGGCTGCACGCTGAACTGCTCCTTCTGTCACACCGGCACGCAGCGGCTAGTGCGCAACCTGACCGCCGGCGAGATCGTCGGCCAGGTAATGGTGGCGCGCGACCGGCTCAACGACTGGGCCGACCGCGAGGACGGCACCCGCCGCGTCACCAACATCGTGATGATGGGGATGGGCGAGCCGCTCTACAATTTCGATGCGGTGCGCGACGCTCTTTTGATCGTCGGCGACAATGAAGGCATCGGCATCTCCCGCCGCCGCATCACGCTCTCGACCTCGGGCGTGGTGCCGAACATCAAGCGCACCGGTGACGAGATCGGCGTGATGCTCGCGATCTCGCTGCATGCGGTGCGCGACGAGCTGCGCAACGAGCTGGTGCCGCTGAACCGCAAATATCCGATCAAGGAATTGCTGCAGGCCTGCCGCGATTATCCCGGCGCCTCCAACGCGCGGCGCATCACCTTCGAATATGTGATGCTCAAGGGCGTCAACGATTCGCTCGATGACGCCAAGCTGCTGGTCAAGCTGCTCAAGGGCATTCCGGCCAAGATCAATCTGATCCCGTTCAATCCGTGGCCGGGCACCGCCTACGAATGCTCGGACTGGGAGCAGATCGAAAAATTCTCCGAATATATCTTCAACGCCGGCTATTCCTCGCCGGTGCGCACGCCGCGCGGCCGCGACATCCTCGCCGCCTGCGGCCAGCTCAAGTCGGAGACCGAAAAGCTCTCCGCCCGCGAGCGCCAGGCGCTGCGCGCGATGGCGATGACGGATTGA